The window CGATCCCGCATGCCGAGATTTTGGTGTGCCGCGCCGACGGCACGATCACCGCCGACGAGGAACCGGGCGAGCTCGTCCATTGCGGGCCGCTCGTCGCGCAGGGCTATTGGCAGGATGACGAACGCACCGCGCAGCGCTTCAGGCCCGCGCCGCGTGCGTCGCACTATGGCGGCATGGCGGTGTGGTCGGGCGACACGGTGCGCCGCGACGCCAATGGCCTGTTGTACTTCGTCGGCCGCGACGATGCGATGATCAAGACCGCCGGCAACCGCGTCAGCCCGACCGAGGTCGAGGATGTCGCGATCGCCTCGGGCCTGATCTACGAGGCGGTGGCATTCGGGGTCCCCGACGCCCGGCTCGGCGCGGCGATCGTGCTGATCGTGCGCGGCAAGGGGGAGGGCGATCCCGACGGTCTCGCCGCCTATCTCAAGGCGAACCTGCCCAATTTCATGCAGCCGCAGGCGATCGAATGGCGCGCCGAACTGCCGCGCAACCCCAATGGCAAGCTCGACCGCGTCGCGATCGCCGCCGACTGGAAGGTGGCAGCATGAAACCGCATGGTCCGATCCCGCCCGGCTTCGCCGCCGATGCCGACGGCATGTTGCTGATCGGCGGCCAGCGCGCCGACGACCTCGCCGAGGATGCCGGCGACACGCCGCTGTTCGTCTATGACAGCAAGCTGCTCACCGCGCGCGTCGCCGAATGGCGCGCCGCGATGCCCGCCGAATTGCAGCTTCATTATGCGATGAAGGCGAACCCCTATGGCCCGCTGCTCGGCCATATGGCGGCGATGGTCGACGGACTCGACGTCGCGTCGGGCGGCGAGCTCAAGGCCGCGCGCACCAGCGGTATGGCGAGCGGGCACATCAGCTTCGCGGGGCCGGGCAAGCGCGACTCCGAACTCGAATATGCGATCAAGGCGGGCGCGACGCTCAATCTCGAATCGGCGGGCGAGGCCGAACGCGCGCTCGCGATCGGGGCGCGGCTCGGCATCGTCCCGCGACTCGCCGTGCGCGTGAACCCCGACTTCGACCTCAAGGGGTCGGGCATGAAGATGGGCGGCGGTGCCAAGCCTTTCGGGGTCGATGCCGCCGAGGTCGCGGCGCTGGTGGGGCGCCTGCTCGATGCCGGCGCCGACTGGCAGGGTTTCCATATTTTTGCCGGATCGCAGGCGCTTGATGCCGGCGCCATCGCCGATACGCAGGCGCAGACCGTCGCGCTCGCGGCGCGGCTCGCCAATGAAATCGGCGCGGTGCCGCCGCTCGTCAATCTCGGCGGCGGCATGGGGGTGCCCTATTTTCCCGGCGACAAGGCGGTCGATGCGAAGGCGGTCGGCGATGCGCTCGCCGCGACGCTCGCGGCGCGTGACCCGATGCTCGGTGCCAGCCGCTTCGCGATGGAACTCGGGCGCTGGCTCGTCGCCGAGGCGGGGGTGTATCTGACCCGAATCGTCGATCGCAAGACCAGCCATGGCGAGACCTTCCTCGTCACCGACGGCGGCCTTCATCACCAGCTCGCGGCGAGCGGCAATTTCGGCACCGTGATCCGCCGCAACTACCCGATCGCGCTCGCCAGCCAGTTCGGCGCCGAGCCGGTCGAGACGGTGTCGGTCGTCGGCTGCCTCTGCACCCCGCTCGACCGGCTGGGCGACCAGGTCGCGCTGCCGCGCGGCGAGGTCGGCGATCTTGTGGCGATCTTTCAGGCGGGGGCTTATGGCGCCACCGCGAGCCCCTCGGCTTTCCTCGGCCAGGGTCCGGCGCGCGAGATGCTCGTTTAAGATCCTCCCCATCGCGAAGCGTTGGGGAGGGGGACCGCCGCGAAGCGGTGGTGGAGGGGTTGAAAGGTTGCACCGACGCCTGACGGCGTCGACCCCTCCGTCAGTCCTGCGGGCTGCCACCTCCCCAACGCTACGCGATGGGGAGGATCGGAATGGCCGTTTCTGTCCCGAACTGGCACAGAGTGCGACGAGCGCGGCGCAAACCTAGCCGACTACTAACGGTATATTCACCCTTTTCGGTCATCGCTGATCCTGACGCATTGGCTTTCGCCCCGGGCATTTAGCTCGCGGCGACGCCGCTGCCGCAGGAAAGGTGATACCATGACGACGTCCTTCCCCGCCCTTCGCGCCGCGCGCGTGGCCCTCGCGTGCGGGATCGCCGCGACCGCGCTGACCGGCTGCATGGGCGGCGGCGCCGCCGCGCCGCAGCTGCCGAGCGCGACCTTCGTTCAGAATCAGGAAGGGCCCGGCGAGGAATATATCATCGGCCCGCTCGACGAGCTGCAGATCTTCGTGTGGCGCAACCCCGAGCTGGGCGGCAAGGTCCAGGTCCGCCCCGACGGCCGCATCACCACCCCGCTGATCACCGACATGCCCGCGGTCGGCAAGACCCCGACGATGCTCCAGCAGGACCTCAAGCTCCAGCTCAGCCAATATATCACCGACCCGATCGTCAGCGTCATCGTCACCAGCTTCAACAGCACCTTCTCCCAGCAGGTGCGCGTCGTCGGTGCGACCGAAAAGCCCGCGTCGATCCCGTTCCGCGCCAATATGACCGTGCTCGACGCGATGATCGCGGTCGGCGGCCTCGGCGAATATGCCGCGGGCAACAAGGCGCGTCTCGTCCGTTACGACAAGGGCAGCGGCAAGCAGCATGAATATGGCCTGCGCCTCAACGACCTCGTCAAGCGCGGCGACATCAAGGCGAACGTCCGGCTCCAGCCGGGCGACGTGATCATCATCCCCGAAAGCATGTTCTGACGCGCCACCGCGCGGCCGACTCCCCAAACCTGCCAAGGACTGAAACCAGACAATGAACGGCCTTTACGACGAATTCCGGGTGGCGCTGCACAGCGTCTGGACGCGCCGCTGGCTGGTTCTGGCCGTGGCCTGGGGCATCTGCATCCTCGGCTGGCTGGCGATCGCGTCGATCCCCAACCGGTATGATTCGCGCGCCCGCCTGCTCGTCGACATCAACGAGATCGTCCCCGCCGACAGCCAGAGCGGCCCCTATGCCGATCGCGCCCAGATCGACCAGATTCGCGAGACGCTGACCAGCGCGCGCAACCTCGAGAAGGTCGCGGTGACGACCGGCATGCTCCCCGCCGGCGCCGGCGAGCGCGAAAAGGCCGGCGCGGTCGCGATGCTGCAAAAGAATATCAAGGTCATCCCGCAGCAGGAAAATATCTTCGAGATCACCTCGTCGATCGGAGTCGGCAGCCTGTCCGACGCCGACAATGCCAAGCTTGCGAGCGGCGTCCTCGACAGCCTGATCACCGTGTTCCGCGACGAACAGCTGCGCGGCGGCCGGATGACCGCGCGCGAGGGGCTGAAGTTCCTCGACGCCCAGCTCGCCGACCGCGAAAAGGCGCTCGGCGAGGTCGAGGCGCGCCGCGCCGCCTTTGAGGCGAAGAATATCGGGCTGATCTCCAGCGGCACCGGCTCGCCCGGCCAGCGTATCGACGCCGCGCGCGCCGAACTCAGCCAGATCGAAACCCAGCTGGCCGCGGCGCAAGGCTCGCTCGCGGCGGCGAACGGCCAGATGGCGTCGACGCCGGCGACGATCAACGTCCCCGGCATGGGCGGCGTCGGCGGCGGTGTCGCGCGCCAGCAACTCGCCGGGGCACAGAACGAACTGTCGTCGATGCGCGCGCGCGGGCTGACCGACGCGCACCCCGACGTCATCGCGCTGAAAAGCCAGATCGCCTCGCTGAAGGCGATGGCCGACCGCGAAGGCGCGGGCGCCGGTGGCGGCGGCAACGCCCAGAACCCCGCCTATGCGACGCTGCAGGCGATGCGCGCCGAACGCCAGGCGACCGTCGCGGCGCTGTCGTCGCGCAAGGCGCAATTGTCGGCCGACATCAACCGCATCACCACCGCGCAGATCCAGAACCCCGGCGTCGCCGCCGAATATGAACGGATCAACGGCGAATATACCGCGCTCAAGGCGCAGTCGGACCGGCTGATGGCACAGCGCGAACAGGTGCGCATGCGCGGCGAGGTGCAGACCGAAACCGATGCGATCAAGGTCGAACTGCTCGACCCGCCGACGAAGCCGACCAGTCCTGCGGCGCCGAACCGCCCGTTGTTCCTGACCCTCGTGTTGTTCGCGGGCATCGGCGGCGGCATCGGGGTCGCCTTCGGCCTCGGTCAGGTGCGCACCAGCTATGCGACCGCGGCCAAGCTCGAACGCGCCAGCGGCCTGCCGGTCATCGGATCGATCACCGAGGTCGTGACGCCCGAACGGCACGCCGACCGCAAGAAGAAACTCGTCTGGCTCGCGGGGGGCAGCGGCGCGCTGGTGGCGCTGTTCGTCCTGCTGCTGGTCGCCGAATTCGTCCAGCGTGGCATGGTCGCGTGACGGGGGACAAGAAAATGAACGAACATCGCCCCATCAAGCGCACGCCCTCGCTGCTCGAACGCGCCGCCGACATGTTCGGCACCGATCCCGCCGCCGGCGCACCGACGATCGACGTCTCGGGCCTGCCCGAGGAGCCGGTCCGCAAGGGCAAGGCGAAGAAAAAGGCCGAGTCCGAAGCACCGGCGACGCCCCCGCTTACGCCGGAGGCCGAAACGCTCGATCCCGTCGTCGAGACGGCGCCCGCGGTCGAGGCGGCGCCGAAACCGTCGCCGCGCAAGGATGTCGCCAGGGCGGCGCCCGCCGTCGTGCCGACGCGTCAGGGAACGATCGACCGCGAACGGCTCGCCGCCAGCGGCATGATCGTGCCGGGGGCGGCGGTCAGCGGCATTTCCGAAGAATATCGCATCGTGAAGCGCGAACTGATCCGCAACTTCGCGGGCAGCGGCAGCCGTCCGGTGTTGCCGCGCGGCCACCGCGTGCTGATCGGCTCGGCCAACCCGGGCGAAGGCAAGACCTTCTCGGCGGTCAACCTCGCGCTCAGCCTCGCGGTCGAAACCGACCATGACGTGCTGCTGATCGACGCCGACATCGCCAAGCCCAGCGTGCTGAACGCGCTCGGGCTGGAGGATGGTCCCGGGCTGATGGACGCGCTCGCCGACCCGCACCTGCCGCTCGGCGACTGCCTGATCCAGACCGATATTCCGGGGCTGAAGGTCATGCCCGCGGGCACCGCGCATATGCACGACACCGAATTGCTCGCCTCGGCGCGCACCGAAACCTTGCTCGCGCAGCTCGAAGCGGGGGCGCCGGGCCGGATCATCATCCTCGATTCGCCGCCGGTGCTCGCGGCGTCGCCCGCCGCGGTGCTCGCCGGCCATGTCGGCCAGCTGATCATGGTGGTGCGCGCCGATACGACGCTCGAAAGCGCGCTGCGCGACGCGATCGGGCTGATGGGCGCCTGCCCGCACATCCAGCTGCTCCTCAACGGGGTCAAATATTCGCCGGGCGGTCGACGCTTCGGCACCTATTATGGACAAGGAGGCGCCTGACCATGCGCACCACTCTCCCCCACGCACGCCGTGGCGTCATGACGGCGGTGGCGCTGCTGCTCGCCGGCACCGCGACCAGCGCGCATGCACAATTCTCGGGTCCCGAAGGCGGCAGCGGTGATGGCGCTGCGTCGTCGGCACCGGCCTCGGCCGAAAGCGGCACCGGCAAGCGCGACGAGCGCGGCCAGAAGCGCAGCAAGCGCACGGTCGAAGTCACACCCTATCTCGAAGTCGGGCAGGTGCTGCAGGCCGATCTCAAAAATGATGGCGATGTGCTCACCTACACGACGCTCGCCGCCGGGGTCGACGCGGTCATCACGACGCGCCGCGCCGAAGTCGCGGCGACGCTGCGCTACGAATATCGCATCGGCGAATCGGGCGGCCTCGGCGATTCGGACACGATCAGCGGGCTGCTGCGCGGCCGCTATGAACTCGCGCGCGGGCTGAATGTCGAGGCGGGAGCGCTCGCGACGCGCACCCGCGCCGACGGGCAGGGCGCCGACAATCCGATTTTCGTCGGCAATGGGTCGAACTCCGCCGACGTCTATTCGATCTATGCCGGCCCGACCTTCGCGCGCCGCATCGGCGGACTCGACGTCGGTGCCGGTTATCGCTTCGGCTATAACAAGGTCGAGGTCGACACCCCCGCAGTGCTGCCGCCGGGTGCGACCAGCCAGGATATTTTCGACAGCTCGACCAACCATGTCGCGTGGGGCAGCGTCGGCCAGCGGCCGGGCGACCTGCCGTTCGGCTGGCAGGTGTCGGGCGGTTACGAGCGCGAGGATGCGACCCAGCTCGACCAGCGGTTCGAGGGCAAGTTCGCCCGCGCCGACGTGACGGTGCCGATCGGCCCGACCGTCGCGCTGCTTGGCGGCGTCGGCTATGAAGATATCGAGATCAGCGAACGCAACCCCGTCGTCGACGCGAACGGCGTGCCGGTCCGCGACGCGAACGGGCGCTTCGTCACCGACAAGTCGAGCCCGCGCCAGCTGTCGTTCGACACCGACGGGCTGATCTGGGACGCCGGCGTGATGTGGCAGCCCAGCCGCCGCACCTCGCTGACCGCCAAGGTCGGGCGCCGCTATGGCGACACCATCTACACCGGCAGCTTCTATTACCGCCCGGGCCATGCGACGCAGATCCAGGTCGGCGTCTATGACGGCATCTCCAGCTTCGGGCGCGGGCTTTCCGCTGGCCTCGCCGGCCTGCCGACCCAGTTCGACCCGACGCGCAACCCGATCGACGGCGATATCAACAGCTGCCAGTTCGGCGCGCAGGGCGGCGGCTGTCTCAACAACGCGCTGTCGAACGCGACCGGCGCGCAGTTCCGCAGCCGCGGCATCCAGGGCATCTTCACCAGCCGCGCCGGGGCGTGGAGCTATGGCTTTGGCGCCGGTTACGATCGCCGCCGCCTGCTCGTGCCCGCGCTGTCGCAGATTGCCGACCTCAACGGGGTGACCGACGAGAATTATTATCTCTTCGCGTCGATCGGGCGCCAGCTCGGCCGCGATGCCGACCTGTCGTTCAGCGGCTTCTACAATTATTTCGACAATGGCTCGCCGGGCGCGACCGACGTGCAATCCTATGGCGCGTCGGCGGTCTATTCGCAGCGCTTCTGGCGCGGGCTGACCGGCAGCGCGGCGGCCAGCCTCACCGGCTTCGACCAGGACGGTTTCAACAGCCAGCTCGTGGCATCGGCGCTGTTCGGTCTGCGCTACAATTTCCGGTAACGGGGAAGATAATATGTACGATCAATATTATGGCTTTACGGGACGTCCTTTCCAGCTGACGCCGGACCCGAATTTCTATTTCGAGAGCGGCACCCACCGCAAGGCGATGTCCTATCTCGGCTATGGGCTGGCGCAGGGCGAGGGCTTCATCGTGATCACCGGCGACGTCGGCGCGGGCAAGACGACGCTCGTCGGCCATCTGATGAACACGATCGACCCCAACCGCCTGACCGCGGTCAAGCTGGTGTCGACGCAGGTCGAGGGCGACGACCTGCTCCGCCTCGTCGCCGAACAATTCGGGCTCGACTGGGAAGGCGAGAGCAAGGCCGAGCTGCTGCGCTCGATGGAACAATATCTGCGCGAACAGGCGCGCGCCGGCCGCCGCACGTTGCTGATCGTCGACGAGGGGCAGAATCTCGCGATCTCGGCGCTCGAAGAATTGCGCATGCTGTCGAACTTTCAGCTCGGCGGCCATTCGCTGCTGCAGATATTCCTGCTCGGCCAGCCCGAATTCCGCCAGACTTTGTTCCACTCGCCGCAGCTCGAACAGCTGCGCCAGCGGGTGATCGCGACGCATCATCTGGACCCGATGGAGCCCGAGGAGGTCGAACCCTATATCCTCCACCGCCTCGGCAAGGTCGGCTGGACCGGCAACCCCAGCTTCAGCCCCGACGCCTTCGAGGAAATCTTCGATTATAGCGAAGGCGTGCCGCGCAAATTGAACGTGCTGGTCAGCCGCCTGTTGCTGTTCGGCGCGGTCGAGCAACAGCATCGCATCACCGCCCAGCATGTGCGCGACGTCGTCGCCGAGATCGAGGCCGATCGCGGCATCGACGCGAAGACGCTGGTGCCGCCGGCCCCGGTCGAACCGGCTTTCGCCGCACCCGCACCCGCACCCGCACCCGCTGCCTTCGCACCGGCGCCGGTGGCGTCGCTCGCGGCGATGGCGGCCCCCGCACCGAAACCCGAACCGGTGTGGGCCGAACCCGCGCCCGTGGTGGCCGCCGCACCCGAACCCGCGGACCCCGAAGAGGCGCCGTTCGAACTGGTCGAGGCCTTCGTCGAACCCGACCCCGTCGTCGTGCCGGTCGAACCCGAAGCAGAACCCGAACCCGCGCCCTTTGCCGCCCCGGTCGCCGAGGTCGAAGCGCCGCTCGAATGGCCGGCTGCCGCCGCTATCGCCGAACCGGTCGTCGAAGCCGAAAGCGTCGAAGCGGCGCCGGCGCCCTTCGCCGCCCCGGACGAAGAAGCCCCCGCCATGGGCCTCGAACGCCTGTCGATGCGCGCCGCGCTCGAAGAGGTCGACATCCTGCCGCCGTCGCACGCCGCGACGAGCTTCGTCGAAGCCCGTTCGCTCGTCGCCGAACAGCTTGGCCTCGCGCCCGCCGCGGCCGCCGAAGTCGAACCCGTTGCCGAAGCGCGGCGTTTCGCCATTGCCCCCGACCCCGTCGAAGCCGCGGTCGAGCAGGAAGCAGAAGCATCCGAACCGAGCGCGGCCTTCGCCGAACCCGAAGCGATCGCACCCGAACCGGTCGAAGCCGAGGCGTCGGCCGAAGCCCCGGCCGCCGCGTTGGTCGACGAGGCGCAACTGGTCGCCCTCCAGCGCCAGCTCGCCGGGCTGGAGGCGCGGATCGCCGAACAGGATGTGGCGCTGCGCCGTGTGCTTGATTTGTTGATCGATTGGGTCGAACGCGATCCGGCGAATGCGCCCGATCCGACGCTGACGCAGACCTGGGCCGCCTGACGGCGTCCCGGTCGCGGCTAGCTGCCGGATCGATGAAGGTGAGGGATCATGCAGAACGGCCTGTCGGTCGATGTCGAGGACTGGTTCCAGGTCGGTGCCTTTGAGCGCGTGATCGACCGCGCCGACTGGCCGGCGCTCGAATGCCGCGTCGAGGCGAATTGCGACGCGGTGCTGCAACTCTTCGCCGAGGCCGGGGTCAGCGGCACCTTCTTCACATTGGGCTGGGTCGCCGAACGCTATCCGGCGCTGATCAAACGCATCGTCGATGCGGGACACGAACTTGCGAGCCATGGGTACGACCATCAGCGGGTGTTCGCGATGACCCCCGACGCTTTTGCGGCGGACCTGAAGAAGACGCAGGCGATCCTCGAGGATCTCGGCGGCGTGCCCGTGCGCGGCTATCGTGCGCCGAGTTTCTCGGTCGACCAGCGCACCCCCTGGGCGCATCCGATCCTCGCCGAGCAGGGCTATGCCTATTCGTCGAGTGTCGCGCCCGTCGTGCACGACCATTATGGCTGGCCCGCCAGCCCGCGCCACGCCTGGCGCCCGGTCGCGGACAGCGATCTGGTCGAATGGCCGGTCACCACCGCGCGCTTCGCCGGGCGCACGCTTGCGGCCGGGGGGGGCGGCTTCATGCGCCTGCTTCCCTATGGCTTCACCCGCTGGGCGATCGCGCGCATGAACGCCGAAGGGCATCCCGCTATCCTCTATTTCCACCCGTGGGAGATCGACCCCGGCCAGCCGCGCGTCGCCGATGCGCCGCTGAAATCGAAGATCCGCCATTACAGCGGTCTCTCGGCGATGGCGGGCAAGCTCAAGAAACTGCTCGACGATTTTGAATGGACGCGCGCCGACGCTTTGCTGCCCGCGCAACAGGGCCGCGCGGTGCCGTGGCAGCAGGCGGCATGAACGCGCCGCTGCATCCGGTCGCCGCGCCGCTCTCCGACGACGCGGCGTGGGACGCCTATGTCGCCGCGCACCCCGACGCGACGCCCTTTCACACGCGCGCCTGGTGCGAGGCGATCACGAGGGCGACGGGGCACAAGCATCATCTGATCGCGCAGCGCGATGCGGCGGGGCAGATCGTGGGCATCCTGCCGCTGCACCATGTCCGCTCGCCGCTGTTCGGGCAGGCGCTTGTCGCCAGCGGCTTTGCGGTTGGCGGCGGCCTGCTCGCCGACAATGCCGACATCGCTGCGGTATTGGCCGACGCTGCGATCGACCTCGCCGGCTCGCTCGGCGTCCCGTCGATCGAATTGCGGGGTGGTTCGTTGCCAGAGGGATGGCCTATCGAGGAGGGTGTCTACGCCGGCTTCGCGCGGGACCTTGCCAGCGACGAAGAGGCCGAACTCCTCGCTATCCCCCGCAAGCAACGCGCCGAGGTTCGCAAGGCGCTTGGGAGCGATCTGAAGGTCACCGTCGGCACCGACGAAGCCCACCGCGCCGACCACTACCGCGTCTACGCCACCAGCGTCCGCAACCTTGGCACGCCTGTGTTCCCCAAGTCCTTGTTTTCACATGTTCTTGACGCATTCGGATCCGACGCCGACATCCTCAATGTGCGCAACGATCGTGAAGTTGTGGCCGGCGTCCTCAGCCTCTATTGGCGCGGCACCGTCATGCCCTATTGGGGCGGCGGCCTCGCCTCCGCGCGCGGCTCACGCGCCAATGAAATGATGTACTTCGCGCTGATGAACCACGCGCGTTCGAAGGGTTGCACCCGCTTCGACTTCGGCCGCTCGAAACTTGGAACCGGGCCATACAGCTACAAGAAGAATTGGGGCTTCGAGCCCGAAGCACTGACCTACGCGCGCTGGCTCGCCGAGGGTGAGACCCCGCGCGACACCAACCCGACCAGCGCCAAATACCGCCTGCAGGTCGACCTGTGGAAAAAACTCCCGCTCTGGGCCGCCAACCGCATCGGACCGCTGATCGCGCGCGGGCTGGGTTGATGGCCGAAATCCTGTTCCTCGTCCACCGCGCGCCCTGGCCCCCCGACCGCGGCGATCGCATCCGCAGCTGGCATATGTTCGAGGCGCTGGCGAAGCTCGCGCCCGTCCATGTCGCCGCGCTCGCCGACAATGAAGCCGAGGCCGAGGTCGCGCGCCGCAAGATGGCGCCGCTCTGCGCGAGCCTTGCCATCGAGGTGCGCAAGGTCTCGCGCCCGCTCGCGCTGGCGCAGGCGGTGCTGCGCGGCGAGCCGGTGTCGAACCGGCTCTTCCGGAACGCCGCGCTGGCGCGCCACGTCGGCGGCCTGATCCGCCACGGCGAGATCAGCCATATCGTCGCCTTCTCGGGCCAGATGGCGCAATATCTGCCCGCCGATTTCGCCGGCCCGGTGGTCATGGATTTTGTCGACGTCGATTCGGCCAAATTCGCGACCTACGCGGCGCAGGACAAGCGTCAGCCGCTCCACTGGGTTCACGCGCGCGAGGCCGACCGGCTCGGGGCTTTTGAGGCCGCCGTGGCGGAGCGCGTCGATGCCAGCCTGTTTGTCAGCGGAGCCGAAGCGACCTTGTTCCGCACCCGCAGCGGGCTCGACGAGAGGCGCGTTCAGGCCGTCGAAAACGGCATCGACACCGACATCTTCGATCCCGCGCTGCCCTTCGCGCCGGTGGGGCAGGGCGAGGGCCCGCTCGCGGTTTTCACCGGGCAGATGGATTATCGCCCCAATATCGACGCGGTGCGCTGGTTCGCCACGGACATCCTGCCACTGATCCGGAAACATCACCCCGACGCGCGCTTCGCGATCGTCGGGCGCGCGCCGACCGACGAGGTACGGGCGCTCGCCAGCCTGCCCGGGGTGAACGTCACCGGCGAGGTTCCCGACGTGCGCCCTTGGCTCGCCGCCGCCGATACGGTGGTCGCGCCGCTGCTGCTGGCGCGCGGTATCCAGAACAAGCTGCTCGAAGCGATGGCGATGGCGCGGCCGGTGGTGGCGAGCGGTGCGGCTGCCGAAGGAATCGATGCAACGCCGGGCGAGCATATGCTCGTTGCCGACACCGCCGACGCGATGGCGGTGGCGGTGGGCACGCTGATCGACGACCGCGCGCAGGCGCAAAGGATGGGCCAGGCCGCGCGTGCGCAGATGATCGCGCGCTATGGCTGGGACGCGCGCCTCGCGCCGCTCGGGCAATTGCTGGGGCTGGCCGCATGAGGACGGGGGCGCTGAACCTGACGCAGCCGAAAAGCTGGACGCGCTGGCAATCGCATCTGATCGCGCTGACCGGGCTTTCGCTCGCGATCCTTGCGCTCTTCCACCGCGACACCGCCGATATCGCGGGCA is drawn from Sphingopyxis sp. OPL5 and contains these coding sequences:
- a CDS encoding pyridoxal-dependent decarboxylase, exosortase A system-associated, whose product is MKPHGPIPPGFAADADGMLLIGGQRADDLAEDAGDTPLFVYDSKLLTARVAEWRAAMPAELQLHYAMKANPYGPLLGHMAAMVDGLDVASGGELKAARTSGMASGHISFAGPGKRDSELEYAIKAGATLNLESAGEAERALAIGARLGIVPRLAVRVNPDFDLKGSGMKMGGGAKPFGVDAAEVAALVGRLLDAGADWQGFHIFAGSQALDAGAIADTQAQTVALAARLANEIGAVPPLVNLGGGMGVPYFPGDKAVDAKAVGDALAATLAARDPMLGASRFAMELGRWLVAEAGVYLTRIVDRKTSHGETFLVTDGGLHHQLAASGNFGTVIRRNYPIALASQFGAEPVETVSVVGCLCTPLDRLGDQVALPRGEVGDLVAIFQAGAYGATASPSAFLGQGPAREMLV
- a CDS encoding XrtA/PEP-CTERM system exopolysaccharide export protein, which produces MTTSFPALRAARVALACGIAATALTGCMGGGAAAPQLPSATFVQNQEGPGEEYIIGPLDELQIFVWRNPELGGKVQVRPDGRITTPLITDMPAVGKTPTMLQQDLKLQLSQYITDPIVSVIVTSFNSTFSQQVRVVGATEKPASIPFRANMTVLDAMIAVGGLGEYAAGNKARLVRYDKGSGKQHEYGLRLNDLVKRGDIKANVRLQPGDVIIIPESMF
- a CDS encoding XrtA system polysaccharide chain length determinant; this translates as MNGLYDEFRVALHSVWTRRWLVLAVAWGICILGWLAIASIPNRYDSRARLLVDINEIVPADSQSGPYADRAQIDQIRETLTSARNLEKVAVTTGMLPAGAGEREKAGAVAMLQKNIKVIPQQENIFEITSSIGVGSLSDADNAKLASGVLDSLITVFRDEQLRGGRMTAREGLKFLDAQLADREKALGEVEARRAAFEAKNIGLISSGTGSPGQRIDAARAELSQIETQLAAAQGSLAAANGQMASTPATINVPGMGGVGGGVARQQLAGAQNELSSMRARGLTDAHPDVIALKSQIASLKAMADREGAGAGGGGNAQNPAYATLQAMRAERQATVAALSSRKAQLSADINRITTAQIQNPGVAAEYERINGEYTALKAQSDRLMAQREQVRMRGEVQTETDAIKVELLDPPTKPTSPAAPNRPLFLTLVLFAGIGGGIGVAFGLGQVRTSYATAAKLERASGLPVIGSITEVVTPERHADRKKKLVWLAGGSGALVALFVLLLVAEFVQRGMVA
- a CDS encoding AAA family ATPase, with the translated sequence MNEHRPIKRTPSLLERAADMFGTDPAAGAPTIDVSGLPEEPVRKGKAKKKAESEAPATPPLTPEAETLDPVVETAPAVEAAPKPSPRKDVARAAPAVVPTRQGTIDRERLAASGMIVPGAAVSGISEEYRIVKRELIRNFAGSGSRPVLPRGHRVLIGSANPGEGKTFSAVNLALSLAVETDHDVLLIDADIAKPSVLNALGLEDGPGLMDALADPHLPLGDCLIQTDIPGLKVMPAGTAHMHDTELLASARTETLLAQLEAGAPGRIIILDSPPVLAASPAAVLAGHVGQLIMVVRADTTLESALRDAIGLMGACPHIQLLLNGVKYSPGGRRFGTYYGQGGA
- a CDS encoding XrtA system polysaccharide deacetylase — protein: MQNGLSVDVEDWFQVGAFERVIDRADWPALECRVEANCDAVLQLFAEAGVSGTFFTLGWVAERYPALIKRIVDAGHELASHGYDHQRVFAMTPDAFAADLKKTQAILEDLGGVPVRGYRAPSFSVDQRTPWAHPILAEQGYAYSSSVAPVVHDHYGWPASPRHAWRPVADSDLVEWPVTTARFAGRTLAAGGGGFMRLLPYGFTRWAIARMNAEGHPAILYFHPWEIDPGQPRVADAPLKSKIRHYSGLSAMAGKLKKLLDDFEWTRADALLPAQQGRAVPWQQAA
- a CDS encoding FemAB family XrtA/PEP-CTERM system-associated protein translates to MNAPLHPVAAPLSDDAAWDAYVAAHPDATPFHTRAWCEAITRATGHKHHLIAQRDAAGQIVGILPLHHVRSPLFGQALVASGFAVGGGLLADNADIAAVLADAAIDLAGSLGVPSIELRGGSLPEGWPIEEGVYAGFARDLASDEEAELLAIPRKQRAEVRKALGSDLKVTVGTDEAHRADHYRVYATSVRNLGTPVFPKSLFSHVLDAFGSDADILNVRNDREVVAGVLSLYWRGTVMPYWGGGLASARGSRANEMMYFALMNHARSKGCTRFDFGRSKLGTGPYSYKKNWGFEPEALTYARWLAEGETPRDTNPTSAKYRLQVDLWKKLPLWAANRIGPLIARGLG
- a CDS encoding TIGR03087 family PEP-CTERM/XrtA system glycosyltransferase, with product MAEILFLVHRAPWPPDRGDRIRSWHMFEALAKLAPVHVAALADNEAEAEVARRKMAPLCASLAIEVRKVSRPLALAQAVLRGEPVSNRLFRNAALARHVGGLIRHGEISHIVAFSGQMAQYLPADFAGPVVMDFVDVDSAKFATYAAQDKRQPLHWVHAREADRLGAFEAAVAERVDASLFVSGAEATLFRTRSGLDERRVQAVENGIDTDIFDPALPFAPVGQGEGPLAVFTGQMDYRPNIDAVRWFATDILPLIRKHHPDARFAIVGRAPTDEVRALASLPGVNVTGEVPDVRPWLAAADTVVAPLLLARGIQNKLLEAMAMARPVVASGAAAEGIDATPGEHMLVADTADAMAVAVGTLIDDRAQAQRMGQAARAQMIARYGWDARLAPLGQLLGLAA